One Aliidongia dinghuensis DNA segment encodes these proteins:
- a CDS encoding Bax inhibitor-1/YccA family protein yields MSYGSQDPWSVGRSAAAVGAEYDLGLRAFMLRVYNYMASGLALTGITAWLAAETGFYLQIAHTPLIYVVMFAPFILVMVLGFRIQKMSFGGAQATFWAYSALMGLSLAGIFLVFTHTSIALTFFITAATFLGMSLYGYTTKADLTKMGSFMMMGLIGIILASLVNMFFHSSGLQFVISVIGVIVFTGLTAWDTQRIKEQYDYVAGYDGQTVGKTAIMGALTLYLDFINLFMLLLQFFGQRRD; encoded by the coding sequence ATGTCTTACGGTTCTCAGGATCCCTGGTCGGTAGGCCGCAGCGCGGCGGCGGTTGGGGCCGAGTACGATCTCGGTCTCCGCGCCTTCATGCTCCGCGTCTACAACTACATGGCCTCGGGCTTGGCGCTGACGGGCATCACGGCCTGGCTCGCCGCCGAGACCGGTTTCTACCTGCAGATCGCGCACACGCCGCTGATCTATGTGGTGATGTTCGCACCGTTCATCCTGGTCATGGTGCTGGGCTTCCGGATCCAGAAGATGAGCTTCGGCGGCGCCCAGGCGACGTTCTGGGCCTATTCGGCCCTGATGGGCCTGTCGCTCGCCGGCATCTTCCTGGTGTTTACGCACACCAGCATAGCGCTCACCTTCTTCATCACGGCCGCGACCTTCCTCGGCATGAGCCTCTATGGCTACACGACGAAGGCGGACCTGACGAAGATGGGCTCGTTCATGATGATGGGCCTGATCGGCATCATCCTCGCCAGCCTGGTCAATATGTTCTTCCACTCGAGCGGGCTGCAGTTCGTGATCTCGGTGATCGGCGTGATCGTGTTCACGGGCCTCACCGCCTGGGACACGCAGCGCATCAAGGAGCAGTACGACTATGTCGCCGGTTATGACGGCCAGACGGTCGGCAAGACGGCGATCATGGGCGCGCTCACGCTCTATCTCGACTTCATCAACCTGTTCATGCTGCTGCTGCAGTTCTTCGGCCAACGCCGCGACTGA
- a CDS encoding GGDEF domain-containing protein has translation MSQANIETVESLPHALTNLVGFGGAALVVEPSGEVRGANDLGIDLLANFDDDTVHEVAIAGARAIAAGALRLERLNGPFPGDCADVIIQPLVGRAAGALVLIATNPAESALRRALIESRQRYRDLVEAASEFVWETDRHGRFVFLSGSGAFGYATRDLLGRLATDFVVDASPLPYPVFQARDTVLQTDVWLQRADGTTSCQSITAVPIYDPDGQWCGTRGMGRDVTEQRERERAEKQRLLRDRLMTYLGDTIRTEINPEKTLPAALSGTGLAIGADGGMILAGHPAAASYDVVSWGEPLPEHDFPEAHAALVEQGAVDLLRGGLQLIGQLTEDASAGDGRINGAVLFWCKTESRGFGDGDRAVLSDVAAQIGLAIAQLKKFHEIVTISNTDSLTGVLNRRAFFADLERRLGRHMVAQTGGALVYLDINNLKALNDYAGHLAGDRAILTFAELTKAATRASDLIARIGGDEFLIWLDGVTAESAPVRAEALLLQMNRLEQLSVVPDRPLGVSIGMALYDGAAPVALDRLLAAADAAMYRVKARRKSGYEIAPRLLPDDTGPPEPLDAMAGMAGEPIRADGSVE, from the coding sequence ATGAGCCAAGCGAACATCGAGACCGTCGAGAGTCTGCCGCACGCGCTCACCAATCTCGTGGGCTTCGGCGGGGCCGCCCTCGTCGTCGAGCCGTCCGGCGAGGTCCGGGGCGCGAACGACCTCGGCATCGACCTGCTCGCCAATTTCGACGACGACACGGTCCACGAGGTCGCGATCGCCGGCGCGCGGGCCATCGCGGCCGGGGCGCTCCGGCTGGAGCGGCTCAATGGCCCGTTCCCCGGCGATTGCGCCGACGTGATCATTCAGCCGCTCGTCGGCCGTGCGGCCGGCGCCCTGGTGCTGATCGCGACCAACCCGGCGGAAAGTGCGCTGCGCCGCGCGCTCATCGAAAGTCGGCAGCGTTATCGCGACCTGGTCGAGGCGGCGAGCGAGTTCGTCTGGGAGACCGACCGCCACGGCCGCTTCGTCTTCCTGTCGGGCTCCGGCGCCTTCGGCTACGCGACCCGCGATTTGCTCGGCCGGCTTGCGACCGATTTCGTGGTCGACGCCTCGCCCTTGCCCTATCCGGTGTTCCAGGCGCGCGACACGGTGCTGCAGACCGACGTCTGGCTGCAGCGGGCCGACGGCACCACCTCGTGCCAGTCGATCACCGCGGTGCCGATCTACGATCCCGACGGCCAATGGTGCGGCACGCGCGGCATGGGCCGCGACGTGACCGAGCAGCGCGAGCGGGAGCGGGCCGAGAAGCAGCGGCTCTTGCGCGACCGGCTCATGACCTATCTGGGCGACACGATCCGCACCGAGATCAATCCCGAAAAGACGCTGCCGGCGGCGCTCTCGGGCACCGGCCTCGCGATCGGCGCCGACGGCGGCATGATCCTCGCCGGCCATCCGGCGGCTGCGAGCTATGACGTCGTCTCGTGGGGCGAACCGCTGCCCGAGCATGATTTCCCCGAAGCGCATGCGGCGCTCGTCGAGCAGGGCGCGGTCGATCTGCTGCGTGGCGGCCTGCAGCTCATCGGCCAGCTGACCGAGGATGCGAGCGCTGGCGACGGCCGCATCAACGGTGCCGTGCTGTTCTGGTGCAAGACCGAGAGCCGCGGCTTCGGCGACGGCGATCGGGCGGTCTTGAGCGACGTCGCGGCCCAGATCGGCCTCGCGATCGCGCAGCTGAAGAAATTCCACGAGATCGTCACGATCTCGAACACCGACAGCCTGACCGGCGTCTTGAACCGGCGCGCCTTCTTCGCCGATCTGGAACGGCGGCTCGGTCGGCACATGGTGGCGCAGACCGGCGGCGCGCTCGTCTATCTCGACATCAATAACCTGAAGGCGCTCAACGACTATGCCGGCCACCTGGCCGGCGACCGGGCGATCCTGACCTTTGCCGAGTTGACCAAGGCGGCGACGCGGGCCTCGGACCTGATCGCGCGCATCGGCGGCGACGAGTTCCTGATCTGGCTCGACGGCGTCACGGCGGAGAGCGCTCCCGTGCGCGCCGAGGCGCTGCTCCTCCAGATGAACCGGCTCGAGCAATTGTCCGTGGTCCCGGATCGCCCGCTCGGCGTCTCGATCGGCATGGCGCTCTACGATGGTGCGGCACCGGTGGCACTCGACCGGCTGCTCGCAGCCGCGGACGCGGCGATGTACCGGGTCAAGGCCCGGCGCAAGAGCGGATACGAGATTGCGCCTCGGCTCCTGCCTGACGATACTGGCCCGCCGGAGCCGCTCGACGCCATGGCCGGCATGGCCGGAGAGCCCATCCGAGCGGATGGGTCGGTGGAATGA
- a CDS encoding DUF2336 domain-containing protein — protein MKGLLQRIFQIGAGSPVIDYEESKRLIQSRNPADRRRVAGNLQVKPEVLYFLASDPDPTVRTAVAGNEATPVQADLILARDAHEAVRADLAHKIARLAPTLTQRQSDRVKEITYQVLEALVRDQTVKVRKIVADTLKKMPDAPPEIVQHLARDPELSVAGPLLQYSPLLTDEDLLDLVRQMPIPGAVRAIAKRKGLSAAVSDEISAGDDVDAITALLSNGSAQIREETLDVLIERAPAHKAWHRPLVERPRLSDSAAKRLARFVAQDLIQHLTARGDLALDTIKALQAVVLARLEAEGGSEAAAEPAGDRLLAEARRLKDAGKLTESALVDALIDGRRELVNAGLAVLAEQPLGVVEKILSSHSPKGITALVWKAGLSMRFSVRLQSVVARIPAPQTLKPRADGGFPLSEEALAWQLDFFADMTAEGSQRQSAL, from the coding sequence ATGAAGGGTCTGCTTCAACGCATTTTTCAAATCGGCGCCGGGTCGCCGGTGATCGACTACGAAGAGTCCAAGCGTCTCATCCAGAGCCGGAATCCGGCCGACCGGCGCCGTGTCGCCGGCAATCTGCAGGTCAAGCCCGAAGTCCTCTATTTCCTCGCGAGCGATCCCGACCCGACTGTGCGCACGGCGGTCGCCGGCAACGAGGCGACGCCGGTTCAGGCAGACCTGATCCTCGCCCGGGACGCACACGAGGCGGTGCGCGCCGATCTCGCGCACAAGATTGCTCGGCTGGCCCCGACCCTGACCCAGCGTCAGAGCGACCGGGTCAAGGAAATCACCTATCAGGTGCTGGAGGCGCTCGTCCGAGACCAGACCGTGAAGGTGCGCAAGATCGTCGCCGACACGCTGAAAAAGATGCCCGACGCCCCGCCCGAGATCGTGCAGCATCTGGCGCGCGATCCGGAGCTCTCGGTCGCCGGGCCGCTCCTGCAATATTCGCCGCTGCTGACAGACGAGGATCTGCTGGACCTGGTGCGCCAGATGCCGATCCCGGGCGCGGTGCGGGCGATCGCCAAGCGGAAGGGCCTGTCCGCTGCGGTCTCGGACGAGATCAGCGCCGGCGACGATGTCGACGCGATTACGGCGCTCTTGAGCAATGGGAGCGCACAGATCCGCGAGGAGACGCTCGACGTGCTCATCGAGCGGGCGCCGGCGCACAAGGCCTGGCACCGCCCGCTGGTCGAGCGTCCGCGCCTGTCGGACAGTGCGGCGAAGCGGCTCGCCCGTTTCGTGGCACAGGACTTGATCCAGCATCTGACGGCGCGCGGCGACCTGGCGCTCGACACGATCAAGGCGCTGCAGGCGGTCGTGCTCGCCCGGCTCGAAGCCGAGGGTGGCAGCGAGGCGGCGGCGGAGCCGGCCGGCGACAGACTGCTGGCCGAGGCGAGGCGGCTCAAGGACGCCGGCAAGCTCACCGAATCGGCACTCGTCGACGCGCTCATCGACGGCCGGCGGGAGCTGGTCAACGCCGGGCTCGCGGTCCTGGCGGAACAGCCGCTCGGCGTCGTCGAGAAGATCCTGTCGTCGCACAGTCCCAAGGGCATCACGGCGCTCGTCTGGAAGGCCGGCCTGTCCATGCGGTTTTCCGTGCGGCTGCAGAGCGTCGTGGCGCGCATCCCGGCGCCCCAGACCCTGAAGCCGCGGGCCGACGGCGGTTTCCCCTTGTCGGAAGAGGCGCTCGCCTGGCAGCTGGACTTCTTCGCCGACATGACGGCCGAAGGCAGCCAGCGGCAGAGCGCCCTGTAA